One stretch of Bombus pascuorum chromosome 14, iyBomPasc1.1, whole genome shotgun sequence DNA includes these proteins:
- the LOC132914030 gene encoding coiled-coil domain-containing protein 22 homolog, with protein sequence MNRLDLCSSIHFFQYNIIVKEYRIFTFLRIMEEVDNIIIHSLRQIGCDITENITNLSGFNTELVVEATVKCLDIIRPGLGLSTILPINMAARFRLGATLAQACSELGYKGDIGYQTFLYSSEADLRKVFMFLIEKLPKESDKPLSEPVSNIALLEKSIATAITQGLSVSWLPHYCHTKGFRTKGRARIPYKSVNLEVPKMESKEEYQDYCIHYLQSVPEQVQNESSLLPSLISYNARALHTHSMSILDQINWLNKQYCDKIIEANISGDVNLLNGNLIKDRTLPSKQSQIKDNGTKETIYKIIEQKVLNKMEKQDLQIEKIKIECECSRNDIEKLQDAIKNLSTSVAQVSINYQNEEKELTINEEQKKIKARIYDLFQDGEENIKKLEAAIEVTTNKLINLGNQWEKHRVPLIQKYRQEREKHSTKASASQKKLDDIKLLKEKERELQEECRNKDQQYSQLVIEVQKLPKEVNRSAYTQRILEIINNIRKQRDEINKVLADTREIQKEINTLTGRLERSFTVADELIFRDARTNEASRKAYKLLATLHSDCSELVSLVEETGATIREIRDLEEQIDSEATKNVGANLERITADLRQMKQETAELTAQLQSKTS encoded by the exons ATGAACAGGTTAGATTTGTGCAGTTCAATACATTTCTttcaatacaatattatagtAAAAGAGTATagaattttcacatttttacgGATAATGGAGGAAGTTGACAATATAATCATTCATTCATTGCGTCAAATAGGCTG TGACATAACAGAGAATATAACAAATCTCAGTGGTTTTAACACAGAATTGGTAGTAGAGGCAACGGTAAAATGTTTAGACATAATAAGACCAGGACTTGGATTGTCAACAATTTTACCTATAAATATGGCAGCCAGATTTCGACTAGGTGCTACACTTGCTCAAGCATGTTCA GAATTAGGATACAAAGGTGATATTGgttatcaaacatttttatatagctCAGAAGCAGACCTAAGGAAAGTTTTCATGTttcttattgaaaaattaccgAAAGAAAGTGATAAACCTCTAAGTGAACCTGTTAGCAATATTGCATTACTAGAAAAATCTATAGCAACAGCAATAACACAAGGTCTATCAGTTTCATGGTTACCACATTATTGTCATACAAAAGGATTTAGAACTAAAGGACGAGCAAGAATCCCTTATAAATCTGTGAATTTAGAAGTTCCAAAAATGGAGAGTAAAGAAG AATATCAAGATTATTGCATACATTATCTGCAATCTGTGCCTGAGCAAGTGCAAAATGAATCATCACTTCTACCTTCTTTGATATCTTACAATGCAAGAGCTCTTCATACACATTCAATGAGTATTCTTGATCAAATAAATTggttaaataaacaatattgcgataaaattattgaGGCTAATATATCTGGTGATGTTAATTTACTgaatggaaatttaataaaagatagaaCATTACCTTCCAAA CAATCTCAGATAAAAGATAATGGCACTAAAGAAACTATATATAAGATTATAGaacaaaaagtattaaataagaTGGAGAAACAAGATTTAcagatagaaaaaataaaaatagaatgtgAATGTTCCAGAAATGACATAGAAAAATTGCAAGATGCAATCAAGAACCTAAGTACTAGTGTAGCACAAGTatcgataaattatcaaaatgaGGAGAAAGAGTTAACAATTAATGAAGaacaaaaaaagattaaagCAAGAATTTATGATCTGTTTCAAGATggtgaagaaaatattaagaaactaGAGGCAGCAATTGAAGTTactacaaataaattaatcaatttagGTAATCAGTGGGAGAAACATAGAGTACCTCTAATCCAAAAGTATAgacaagaaagagaaaagcatTCTACTAAAGCT agtGCAAGTCAGAAGAAGCTTGATGATATTAAGTTACtaaaagagaaggagagagaattACAAGAAGAATGTCGTAATAAAGATCAACAATACTCACAATTAGTAATTGAAGTTCAAAAACTCCCTAAAGAAGTGAATAGGTCCGCATATACTCAacgaattttagaaataattaacaatattagAAAACAAAGAGATGagattaataaagtattagcTGACACACGTGAAATCCAAAAAGAAATTAACACACTTACAGGCAGATTAGAAAGGTCCTTTACTGTTGCtgatgaattaatatttcgagATGCAAGAACGAATGAGGCATCAAGAAAAgcttataaattattggcCACACTTCATTCTGATTGTAGTGAACTCGTAAGTTTAGTAGAAGAAACAGGTGCGACTATAAGAGAAATAAGAGACTTAGAAGAGCAG ATTGATTCTGAAGCTACAAAAAATGTTGGAGCAAATTTGGAAAGGATAACTGCTGATTTGAGACAAATGAAACAAGAAACAGCAGAATTAACGGCACAATTACAAAGTAAAACTTCGTGA